The following proteins are encoded in a genomic region of Aquella oligotrophica:
- a CDS encoding alpha/beta fold hydrolase, giving the protein MQTNFIERQNIYAESYRISYSSWGNPDAKKTLLCLHGLNRNGRDFDYVAEYFLKFDYYIVAPDLPGRGNSSYLQDGRGYNLDSTIADLTALIEQLELKNIDCIGTSLGGAMGLMLASMPQNKFNKLILNDIGAEVELAGIIRIATYSGEDLDFSSFEEACNYYRQYSLNDGIYDDSVWLHMFSHSFQKNSNRRWELKRDRKVAASLAEGMLSNGNIDLWEFWKRISHPTLIIHGINSDLLLESTIEKMQHLQPQTKVLTIEDAGHSPYLYRQEHLKRIAQFLMS; this is encoded by the coding sequence ATGCAAACCAATTTTATTGAGCGGCAAAATATTTACGCTGAATCATACCGGATTAGTTATTCAAGCTGGGGAAATCCTGATGCAAAAAAAACACTTTTATGTCTGCATGGGCTTAACCGGAATGGGCGTGACTTTGATTATGTTGCGGAATACTTTCTAAAATTTGATTACTATATTGTTGCACCCGATTTACCAGGTCGCGGAAATAGTAGCTATTTGCAAGATGGTCGAGGTTATAATTTAGACAGTACCATCGCTGATTTAACGGCACTAATCGAACAACTTGAATTAAAAAACATTGATTGCATCGGCACTTCTCTTGGCGGAGCCATGGGTTTGATGCTTGCAAGTATGCCTCAAAATAAATTCAACAAGCTAATTTTAAATGACATCGGCGCAGAAGTTGAACTCGCAGGAATTATCCGCATTGCTACTTATAGCGGTGAAGATCTTGATTTCAGCAGCTTTGAAGAGGCTTGTAATTATTATCGTCAATATTCGTTAAATGATGGCATTTATGATGATAGTGTATGGCTTCACATGTTTAGTCATTCATTCCAAAAAAATAGCAACCGTCGCTGGGAGTTAAAGCGAGATCGAAAAGTAGCAGCAAGTTTGGCAGAGGGAATGCTTAGCAATGGGAATATTGATCTTTGGGAGTTCTGGAAAAGAATAAGCCATCCAACGCTGATTATTCATGGTATTAACTCTGACTTATTACTTGAATCAACCATTGAAAAAATGCAGCATCTCCAACCGCAAACAAAGGTTCTGACTATTGAAGATGCTGGACATTCACCATACCTATATCGACAAGAACATCTTAAACGTATTGCCCAATTTTTAATGAGTTAG
- the rimO gene encoding 30S ribosomal protein S12 methylthiotransferase RimO: MARIGFVSLGCPKALVDSENILTSLKAEGYDIVNSYENADLVVVNTCGFIDSAVEESMNAIGEALNENGKVVVTGCLGAKEGIIETQYPNVLGVTGPHATQEVLNLIHKYVPRPHDPFTDLVPPQGVKLTPKHYAYLKISEGCNNTCTFCIIPTMRGKLDSYPIGDVLSQAEKLVAAGVKELLVVSQDTGAYGVDKKYITGFYNGKPVKTKFLDLCKELSNLGVWVRLHYVYPYPHIDEVIPLMAEGKLLPYLDIPFQHASPKVLKAMKRPGNVDGLLERIAAWRTVCPELAIRSTFIVGFPGETEEDFQMLLDFLDKAQLEKVGCFKYSEVEGAPANQLESHVPEEVKEDRYQRFMQHQQKISFGKLQAKVGQIMPMIIDEVSRKLITGRSKYDAPEIDGLIYIKNLGQYPDIQPGDIIDVEILAAQDYDLFAKPV, translated from the coding sequence ATGGCACGCATTGGTTTTGTATCTTTAGGATGTCCCAAAGCACTGGTTGACTCGGAAAATATCCTGACCTCACTAAAAGCTGAGGGTTATGACATTGTTAATAGTTATGAAAATGCAGATCTAGTAGTTGTCAATACATGTGGATTTATTGATTCAGCAGTAGAAGAATCTATGAATGCGATTGGCGAAGCATTAAATGAAAATGGCAAAGTGGTTGTTACTGGCTGCTTGGGTGCCAAAGAAGGCATTATTGAAACTCAGTATCCAAATGTATTAGGTGTAACTGGTCCTCATGCCACACAAGAAGTATTGAATCTTATACATAAATACGTACCAAGACCTCATGATCCCTTTACTGACCTCGTTCCACCACAAGGTGTAAAACTAACTCCAAAACATTATGCCTATCTGAAAATTTCAGAAGGGTGCAATAATACTTGCACCTTTTGTATTATCCCAACCATGCGGGGAAAGCTCGACTCATATCCGATTGGGGATGTTCTTTCCCAAGCTGAAAAGCTGGTAGCTGCCGGAGTAAAAGAACTACTAGTAGTATCACAAGATACTGGCGCATACGGAGTGGATAAGAAATATATTACAGGTTTTTATAATGGCAAACCTGTAAAAACTAAATTTTTAGACCTCTGCAAAGAACTTAGCAATTTAGGTGTTTGGGTGCGTCTTCACTATGTATATCCATATCCACACATTGATGAAGTTATTCCATTAATGGCTGAAGGCAAGTTACTACCCTATCTTGATATTCCTTTTCAGCATGCAAGTCCAAAAGTTCTGAAAGCAATGAAACGTCCAGGTAATGTAGATGGATTGCTGGAGCGGATAGCTGCATGGCGTACGGTATGTCCTGAACTTGCAATCAGAAGTACTTTCATCGTTGGGTTTCCCGGTGAAACAGAAGAAGATTTTCAGATGCTACTTGATTTTCTGGATAAAGCCCAGCTTGAAAAAGTTGGCTGTTTTAAATATTCAGAAGTCGAAGGTGCCCCTGCCAATCAATTAGAAAGCCATGTTCCGGAAGAAGTGAAGGAAGATCGCTATCAAAGGTTTATGCAACATCAACAAAAAATCAGCTTTGGGAAACTCCAGGCAAAAGTAGGGCAAATCATGCCTATGATTATTGATGAGGTTAGCCGAAAATTAATTACAGGACGAAGTAAATATGATGCCCCAGAAATTGATGGACTAATTTATATTAAAAATCTTGGTCAATATCCAGATATTCAGCCAGGTGATATTATTGATGTGGAAATTCTGGCAGCACAAGATTATGATCTTTTTGCCAAACCAGTCTAA
- the phaR gene encoding polyhydroxyalkanoate synthesis repressor PhaR — translation MKKPSETRIIKKYQNRRLYDTATSTYIVLEDIKQMIIDGDTVIVTDVKTGIDVTRSVLLQIILDEEANRTPIFSNDFLVQIIRFYGKSFQSAISPFLEQSIDLLRQTQKRFYTQLKATYPKESLPSSMELWKTFLHDHGPQLQQNIFDYISNSTSNFLQMQEQVHEQFSTQAEKFINMMQFPFNKGSK, via the coding sequence ATGAAAAAACCTAGTGAGACAAGGATTATTAAGAAATATCAGAATCGCAGATTATATGATACTGCGACCAGTACCTATATTGTATTGGAAGATATTAAGCAAATGATTATTGATGGTGATACCGTCATCGTTACCGATGTAAAAACTGGAATTGATGTTACGCGCAGTGTATTGTTACAAATAATTCTAGATGAAGAGGCAAACCGAACTCCGATTTTTTCAAATGACTTTCTGGTGCAAATAATCCGCTTTTACGGTAAATCATTTCAGTCAGCAATTAGCCCATTTCTTGAACAAAGTATTGACCTATTAAGGCAAACCCAGAAACGATTTTACACACAACTAAAGGCAACCTACCCTAAAGAATCACTGCCATCAAGTATGGAGTTGTGGAAGACATTTCTGCATGATCATGGTCCGCAACTACAACAGAACATTTTTGACTACATAAGTAATAGCACAAGTAATTTTCTTCAAATGCAAGAACAGGTACATGAGCAATTTAGTACCCAAGCAGAAAAATTCATCAACATGATGCAATTTCCGTTTAATAAAGGAAGCAAATAA
- a CDS encoding phasin family protein, whose product MLKKNEQFTAETQKAIDTAMDLVSASITSVEKLTHIQLETSRQILEETSKAIKGLTSVSDPKEMFSRINAMATQAVEKNLASARDVYEVVNEVKAKISKAAEDSMHNMQQAVISSVEGASQLNPNGSNFAADALKGWINNANQALAAMNKVAAQVSEFANNNINAATKATVEAAKKTAVKK is encoded by the coding sequence ATGTTGAAAAAAAATGAACAATTTACAGCTGAAACTCAAAAAGCTATCGATACTGCAATGGATTTAGTATCTGCTTCAATTACAAGTGTAGAAAAATTAACACACATACAATTGGAAACTTCACGTCAAATTCTTGAAGAAACTTCAAAAGCAATTAAAGGTTTGACTAGTGTAAGCGATCCTAAAGAAATGTTTAGTCGTATTAATGCTATGGCTACTCAAGCAGTAGAAAAAAATCTTGCTTCTGCTCGTGATGTTTATGAAGTTGTAAATGAAGTTAAAGCTAAAATCAGCAAAGCAGCTGAAGATAGCATGCATAATATGCAACAAGCGGTTATTAGCTCTGTTGAAGGTGCATCACAATTAAATCCTAATGGTTCAAATTTTGCCGCAGATGCTCTTAAAGGCTGGATTAATAATGCAAATCAGGCTTTAGCTGCGATGAATAAAGTTGCTGCTCAAGTTAGTGAGTTTGCAAATAATAATATCAATGCTGCAACTAAAGCAACTGTTGAAGCTGCTAAAAAAACTGCTGTTAAAAAGTAA
- a CDS encoding adenylate/guanylate cyclase domain-containing protein → MKYRSKLYISLVGTAVVSTAVGLSITYFHVKKLILKELHSKATSIAATGAASVDLNSLLQLKKNPSQYSSGYLEIQKELRAVRDINRRDDIYVKYVYILQPVDLKSDEFSYLVDAEESNSKDFSPPGEIASEVVKAKLNKHVKQLYSPSRFITDEWGDWLMGYAPILDSKGNYLATVGVNIYASMITAKLNRLFIFGLFSFGITLVLALVVGWFLSRHETESLDQLHRGVKAIDKGDLSQKINISGDDEFSELAREINNMAQGLQERERLRLSFTRYVSQHIMESIIKSEDSVKLSGERRKITLLFSDIRQFTKLSEKSNPEQVVSLLNEYFSVMVDVIFRNHGMLDKFLGDGIMVEFGAPLDDPLQEYHAVKAALEMQDELATLKKRWLLEGKPQIDIGIGIHTGLAVIGNIGSEKRIDYTAIGDTVNVASRLEQFTKQLKVPLLISEATVAAVRDQFNFTDLGAHVLRGRTDPISVYTIERAEFNQI, encoded by the coding sequence ATGAAGTATAGAAGTAAGCTATATATTTCTTTAGTGGGAACTGCAGTTGTAAGTACTGCGGTTGGATTAAGTATTACCTATTTTCATGTAAAAAAGCTCATATTAAAAGAGCTACATAGTAAAGCTACGTCTATTGCGGCTACAGGTGCTGCATCTGTTGATCTTAATTCACTACTTCAGCTAAAGAAAAATCCTAGCCAATACTCCAGTGGCTATCTTGAAATTCAGAAGGAGCTTAGGGCGGTTCGTGATATAAATCGAAGAGATGATATTTACGTCAAATATGTCTATATCCTACAACCTGTAGATTTAAAAAGTGATGAATTTTCCTATCTGGTAGATGCAGAGGAAAGTAATAGCAAAGATTTTTCGCCACCGGGCGAGATCGCCAGTGAAGTGGTTAAAGCAAAATTAAATAAACATGTGAAACAATTATATTCTCCATCGCGATTTATTACTGATGAGTGGGGTGACTGGCTGATGGGGTATGCTCCGATTTTAGATAGTAAGGGTAACTATCTTGCTACGGTTGGGGTTAATATTTATGCATCAATGATAACAGCAAAGCTTAATAGATTATTTATTTTTGGTTTATTTTCTTTTGGAATAACTCTTGTTTTAGCTTTAGTTGTGGGCTGGTTTCTTTCGCGACATGAAACGGAGTCATTGGACCAGTTGCATCGGGGAGTAAAAGCAATCGACAAAGGTGACCTTAGCCAGAAAATAAATATTTCCGGAGATGATGAATTCTCAGAGCTTGCAAGGGAAATTAATAATATGGCACAGGGGTTACAGGAGCGTGAACGACTTAGGCTAAGCTTTACTCGCTATGTCTCGCAACATATTATGGAATCAATAATAAAGTCTGAGGATAGTGTGAAACTAAGTGGGGAACGTAGAAAAATCACTCTGCTATTTTCGGATATCCGACAGTTTACTAAGCTATCTGAGAAGTCAAATCCAGAGCAGGTTGTTTCATTACTAAATGAGTATTTTTCAGTGATGGTTGATGTGATTTTTAGAAATCATGGAATGTTAGACAAATTTCTTGGTGATGGCATCATGGTTGAGTTTGGTGCTCCATTAGATGACCCTTTGCAGGAATACCATGCTGTCAAAGCGGCACTAGAAATGCAGGATGAATTAGCTACACTCAAGAAACGGTGGTTACTGGAAGGGAAGCCCCAAATTGATATTGGGATTGGGATTCATACGGGGCTGGCGGTAATTGGAAACATTGGTTCGGAGAAGCGAATTGATTATACAGCAATTGGTGATACGGTTAATGTTGCTTCGCGGCTTGAGCAATTTACGAAGCAGTTGAAAGTTCCATTGTTAATTAGCGAGGCTACAGTTGCTGCTGTCAGAGATCAGTTTAATTTTACCGATCTTGGTGCGCAT